The stretch of DNA ATCATCAAAACCTGGTGATAAAGAAAAGAGCGTGCTCGCGCAGTTACCACAAGGCAACGGTGTTTCCTCCTCGCGCCAAAGCCTAGATTACTTTCGCTATGAAAGCTTTGAGTATCGTCGTGAGTAAAACCATTTCGACCCCTCTCTGCAATTGAAGGGAAATATGGAGTAGGTGCCATTTCGGAAACATTAAGCTCATCTAATGTTCTCACTGGTGATTTTGCCTATTAACCAAAAAGGGTTTTACAATAATGCATAAGAAAGAGTTGCGAAATAGAAAAATACTGTTCTAAAGAGAAACAGGATGATGAAAGAACCTGACAGCCAGATCCCCGGAATGTGCTAAAATCATGATGACCAACTAGAACTTTACAAGCTTCCTGCAATGATTATAACAAACATACTTATATGATAAAACAACATTACTAGACATAATAAGAGATAAAATGTCAACCTGCATCGCACTGAGATTAAGCTCCTCGGGTATATGCCAAGCACGGCCTTTCTCCAATGTTGATAAAGGCTCTGGCCCAGACAACAAACGATAGAAGTACCTGAAAAGCActttttttaagtaaataaacaaaaaaattacaagtagATCTGCTCCTTAAtgcattatatataataatgtagATCTATGAGTACCTACGTTCGCTCTTGAGCCTTATGTCTAGCATGAAAATCAGGTGGAATGCAGCGAACGTCAATCACCATTATGTCACCTTCATTTTTCTGATGAGCCAAAGTCAACAATTCTGAATTTCATTACTATTCAATGAATGCATGgaccattaaaaaaaattcaaaacaaaTAATAGGCATTTAAATCAGatacaatttaagttgtatttttAGGATAAATAACTATTAATCCATCTCTTGAAGCATGTATACTTAAACACAAAACCAGCTTGAACTTTTGTCAAAATTTCTGAGACTTAAATCAATTTAACATCATGggaatattaaattcaaatcaATGATCACACAACCACCACAAGATTCACTGGACATATTCAGCTCAAACTTTCTTAACAACTCATTTGGTTGCTCGGTTAGCTAATTCACCAAAGCTGTTCACAATCAGATGAGGCTGTTTCGGTTATAAGACGATGGTCATATATGGTTAAAGACTGTACCTGTAAAAAATGGTTCACAGCTTTTTTCACCACATCAGGTTCATGAGGCGGTAACTGCATTCAAACAAAAATGACACAATCACCAAAAGCTGGGTAAAATATGGTTGCAGTTTCATAAATAAGCTTAACTGATAGAGAATCAGGTTGATGACAAGGAACTTCACGGCTAAGACGTTTGGGTGTAAATTTGAGAAGAGGGCCTCATTGGTCTTTCGGATGTGAATTAGACTTTAAAAGCACTAACCCATTGCAAAGAAGGCCTTAAACTATTATCAGGACTTTAAAGGAGTATTAAATAAACTGTCATCATACCACTTCCCCTGGCTTCCTCTTGCTCATGCGCTCAACATCAACATGACAAACATTTGATAAGGCATGCACTCCAGCATCCTGCAATAGCGAAAAAACATATTCATCAGAAAAGGGAAGCGAAACCAAAGAAACTAAATGTTGTTTCTTCAGTTTAGTGATACTGTGATTGTAAAATTAATACTGAGGTTAAAGATCAAACAAGGACAAACTTACAGTTCGACTTGAGCAGAAAACTGATACAGGTTTACCAACAAATTTTCGAAACGCCTCCTATAGAAACCATTCAAACACAAGTTAACCCACAAAGCTGCATGACATGAAGAGCTTAAAGCCATAAACTTTTCATGTTTTATAGATTCTACAGAAACCATTAAAGCCAAGTTAATCCACAAAGCTATATGACATGAAGATCTTAAAGCCATTAACTTTACAAGTTTCAGATTCTACAGAAACCATTCAAACCCAAttcaatccactaagccatatGACATGAAGAGCTTAAAGCCAtaaacttttcaatttttttctttttttacagATTCTACAGAAACCATTCAAACCCAGGTCAATCTACTAAGCTATATGATATGAAGAGCTTAAAGCCATAAACTTTTCAAGTAGATTCTACACAATCCTTCAAACTCAAGTTACCCACAAAGCTATCTAACATGAAGAGCTTAAATCCATTAACTTTTCAAGTTTTACATAATTCAACCAATAACATTCATTCTATGCTTATTGAACGAGAATTGAGCtacataaaacataaaaaacagCTCTTTGAATCACTACACACATAAATCTTCGAAATCAGTAAAACAAAAAAAGTGGACCTGAAGAGCACCAACGACAGTTCTGAATTTGGGTTGCTGCTGAGATCCAGAGAAGCG from Cannabis sativa cultivar Pink pepper isolate KNU-18-1 chromosome 2, ASM2916894v1, whole genome shotgun sequence encodes:
- the LOC115720948 gene encoding uncharacterized protein LOC115720948 isoform X2, producing MPKTPLNLGRRVSVVQSPNLWGKIVVLIRVWILGPIMTEDSKHPLDTVESPPQRPSKLARTSEEDDLELEEDEVEGGEEEFGPDPQSMTQNPRTNIQRYLIAIEYIGTRFSGSQQQPKFRTVVGALQEAFRKFVGKPVSVFCSSRTDAGVHALSNVCHVDVERMSKRKPGEVLPPHEPDVVKKAVNHFLQKNEGDIMVIDVRCIPPDFHARHKAQERTYFYRLLSGPEPLSTLEKGRAWHIPEELNLSAMQEACKVLVGHHDFSTFRGSGCQAKSPVRTLDELNVSEMAPTPYFPSIAERGRNGFTHDDTQSFHSESNLGFGARRKHRCLVVTARARSFLYHQVRLLVGVLKAVGTGDITIADVERILNARSVNAASPMAPACGLYLGQVKYDLP